The following coding sequences are from one Geodermatophilus normandii window:
- a CDS encoding amidohydrolase family protein yields the protein MRAPDLHLSGVVLPEGEHRDLWVRDGRVTFDPVPGAETVSRGGWLLPGLVDAHCHVGIGRGGVPVADVAGLREQALAERDAGVLALRDCGSPVDTRALDDEPDLPRIVRAGRHLARTRRYIPGLAVELEPADLVAEVRVQARRGDGWVKLVGDWIDRSAGDLAPEWPAGVVAEAIAAAHEEGARVTAHTFGTDALPALVRAGIDCIEHGTGLTEDLVGEMAARGTAVVPTLVNVENFPGFAAAGERRFPAYASTMRRLYAQSGAVVRAAYEAGVPVFAGTDAGGGIEHGRIADEVRALCRAGLPAEAALAAASWSARSWLGLPGIEEGAPADLVVYEADPRADLDTLTGPVLTVLRGRVV from the coding sequence GTGAGGGCGCCGGACCTCCACCTCTCCGGGGTCGTCCTCCCCGAGGGCGAGCACCGCGACCTGTGGGTCCGCGACGGCCGGGTGACGTTCGACCCGGTGCCCGGGGCGGAGACCGTGTCCCGCGGCGGGTGGCTGCTGCCCGGCCTGGTCGACGCCCACTGCCACGTCGGCATCGGCCGCGGCGGGGTGCCCGTGGCGGACGTCGCCGGGCTGCGCGAGCAGGCGCTGGCCGAGCGCGACGCCGGCGTGCTCGCGCTGCGCGACTGCGGCTCGCCGGTGGACACCCGGGCCCTCGACGACGAGCCGGACCTGCCGCGGATCGTCCGGGCCGGCCGGCACCTCGCCCGCACCCGCCGCTACATCCCGGGGCTGGCCGTCGAGCTGGAGCCCGCGGACCTCGTCGCCGAGGTGCGGGTGCAGGCCCGGCGCGGCGACGGGTGGGTCAAGCTCGTCGGCGACTGGATCGACCGCTCGGCGGGCGACCTCGCCCCGGAGTGGCCGGCCGGCGTCGTGGCCGAGGCGATCGCCGCGGCCCACGAGGAGGGCGCGCGGGTCACCGCGCACACCTTCGGCACCGACGCGCTGCCCGCCCTCGTCCGCGCCGGCATCGACTGCATCGAGCACGGCACCGGGCTCACCGAGGACCTCGTCGGCGAGATGGCCGCGCGCGGCACGGCCGTCGTCCCGACCCTGGTCAACGTGGAGAACTTCCCCGGCTTCGCGGCGGCGGGGGAGCGCAGGTTCCCCGCCTACGCGAGCACGATGCGCCGGCTGTACGCGCAGTCGGGCGCCGTCGTCCGGGCGGCGTACGAGGCCGGCGTGCCGGTGTTCGCCGGCACCGACGCCGGCGGCGGGATCGAGCACGGCCGCATCGCCGACGAGGTGCGCGCGCTGTGCCGGGCCGGGCTGCCGGCCGAGGCGGCGCTGGCCGCCGCGTCCTGGTCCGCGCGCAGCTGGCTGGGGCTGCCCGGCATCGAGGAGGGGGCGCCGGCCGACCTCGTGGTGTACGAGGCCGACCCGCGCGCCGACCTCGACACGCTGACCGGCCCGGTCCTCACCGTGCTGCGCGGCCGGGTCGTCTGA
- a CDS encoding ribonuclease HII, giving the protein MPAVRTRRPDVAGGDALWDMERSLRRRGFASVAGADEAGRGACAGPLVAAACVLPAGRRGRVPGLADSKLLTAAARDRVHDEVVERAVAWSVVVIPVPELDARGMHVTNLEALRRAVTALDPPADYVLTDGFPVPGLGVPSLAVWKGDRVAACVAAASVLAKVTRDRIMMDLHERFPEYDFAVHKGYTTEAHGAALERHGPCPEHRSRFVNVVRARDAHAVRELQLTGPGGMVDDGGMRTVSGEPR; this is encoded by the coding sequence GTGCCGGCGGTCCGGACCCGTCGTCCCGACGTCGCCGGCGGCGACGCGCTGTGGGACATGGAACGGTCGCTGCGCCGGCGCGGCTTCGCCTCCGTGGCCGGTGCCGACGAGGCCGGGCGGGGTGCCTGCGCCGGACCGCTGGTGGCCGCCGCCTGCGTGCTGCCCGCCGGACGGCGTGGCCGCGTCCCCGGGCTCGCCGACTCCAAGCTGCTCACCGCCGCCGCGCGCGACCGGGTCCACGACGAGGTCGTCGAGCGCGCGGTGGCCTGGTCGGTGGTGGTGATCCCGGTGCCCGAGCTCGACGCCCGCGGCATGCACGTCACCAACCTCGAGGCGCTGCGCCGCGCGGTGACCGCGCTGGACCCGCCGGCCGACTACGTCCTCACCGACGGCTTCCCGGTGCCCGGACTGGGCGTGCCCAGCCTCGCGGTGTGGAAGGGCGACCGCGTCGCCGCCTGCGTGGCCGCCGCCTCGGTGCTGGCCAAGGTCACCCGCGACCGCATCATGATGGACCTGCACGAGCGCTTCCCCGAGTACGACTTCGCCGTGCACAAGGGCTACACGACCGAGGCGCACGGCGCCGCCCTCGAGCGTCACGGGCCCTGTCCCGAGCACCGGTCGCGGTTCGTCAACGTCGTCCGCGCACGCGATGCACACGCCGTCCGGGAGCTCCAGCTCACCGGTCCCGGCGGCATGGTCGATGATGGGGGCATGCGCACCGTCTCCGGAGAGCCGCGATGA
- a CDS encoding NUDIX hydrolase, producing the protein MVRPTARVVVLDPDGRVLLLGARLTDPAVPPGDVLFWYTPGGGVEDGETVRQAAARELAEEIGLVVDPAALEGPVWLRRHVGPFAGVDVDSRETFFVLRDVVHEVDATGRTELELLGEEPHRWWTTAEIAAADVGFAPRELADVLPELLAGPWRRPPRVVD; encoded by the coding sequence GTGGTCCGGCCGACCGCGCGGGTGGTCGTGCTCGACCCCGACGGCCGGGTGCTCCTGCTCGGCGCCCGGCTGACCGACCCCGCGGTCCCGCCCGGAGACGTGCTGTTCTGGTACACGCCCGGCGGGGGGGTGGAGGACGGCGAGACCGTCCGCCAGGCCGCGGCCCGGGAGCTGGCCGAGGAGATCGGCCTGGTCGTCGACCCGGCGGCGCTGGAGGGCCCCGTCTGGCTGCGCCGGCACGTGGGCCCCTTCGCCGGCGTCGACGTCGACTCGCGGGAGACCTTCTTCGTCCTGCGCGACGTCGTCCACGAGGTCGACGCGACCGGCCGCACCGAGCTGGAGCTGCTGGGGGAGGAGCCGCACCGCTGGTGGACGACGGCGGAGATCGCCGCCGCGGACGTCGGGTTCGCGCCGCGCGAGCTCGCCGACGTCCTGCCCGAGCTGCTCGCCGGACCGTGGCGCCGGCCACCCCGCGTCGTCGACTGA
- a CDS encoding proline--tRNA ligase — MSSLFLRTLRDDPADAEVPSHRLLVRGGYIRRAAPGGFTWLPLGYRVFRNVERVVREEMDRMGAQEVHFPALLPREPYEATNRWTEYGPNLFRLQDRRGADFLLGPTHEEMFTLLVKDLYSSYKDLPLSLYQIQTKYRDEARPRAGLFRGREFTMKDSYSFDVDDAGLDASYAAHRAAYIRIFDRLGLEYVIVSAMSGAMGGSKSEEFLHPTEIGEDTFVRSAGGYAANVEAVATVVPEPVPLDGLPEAHVEDTPDTPTIETLVAVARELFPDAGYTAASTLKNVVVTLVHPDGAREPLVVGIPGDREVDAKRLEAQVAPAEVEPFTDFDAHPALVKGYIGPQVLGKDSPSGVRYLVDPRVVPGTRWVTGANEPGRHVFDLVAGRDFSWDGTVEAAEVLPGDPAPDGSGPLELARGVEIGHIFQLGRKYADALGLQVLDENGRLVTVTMGSYGIGVSRAVAAIAESTHDELGLVWPREIAPADVHLVATGKDAAVFEAAERLSDELVGAGLTVLYDDRPKVSPGVKFKDAELLGMPTIVTVGRGLAQGVVEVRDRATGERAEVPVADAAAAVLAAVRGQSATSSTS, encoded by the coding sequence ATGTCCTCCCTGTTCCTGCGCACCCTGCGCGACGACCCGGCCGACGCCGAGGTGCCCAGCCACCGCCTCCTCGTGCGCGGCGGCTACATCCGGCGGGCCGCGCCGGGCGGGTTCACCTGGCTGCCGCTGGGCTACCGCGTCTTCCGCAACGTCGAGCGCGTCGTCCGCGAGGAGATGGACCGGATGGGCGCCCAGGAGGTGCACTTCCCGGCTCTCCTGCCGCGCGAGCCCTACGAGGCGACGAACCGCTGGACCGAGTACGGCCCCAACCTCTTCCGGCTGCAGGACCGCCGGGGCGCGGACTTCCTCCTCGGCCCCACGCACGAGGAGATGTTCACGCTCCTGGTGAAGGACCTGTACTCGTCGTACAAGGACCTGCCGCTGTCGCTGTACCAGATCCAGACCAAGTACCGGGACGAGGCGCGGCCACGGGCCGGGCTGTTCCGCGGCCGTGAGTTCACGATGAAGGACAGCTACTCCTTCGACGTCGACGACGCCGGCCTGGACGCCTCCTACGCCGCGCACCGCGCCGCCTACATCCGGATCTTCGACCGGCTGGGCCTGGAGTACGTGATCGTCTCGGCGATGTCCGGGGCGATGGGCGGCTCGAAGAGCGAGGAGTTCCTGCACCCCACCGAGATCGGCGAGGACACCTTCGTGCGCTCGGCCGGCGGTTACGCGGCCAACGTGGAGGCGGTCGCCACCGTCGTCCCCGAGCCGGTCCCGCTCGACGGGCTGCCCGAGGCGCACGTCGAGGACACCCCCGACACCCCGACCATCGAGACGCTGGTCGCCGTGGCCCGGGAGCTGTTCCCCGACGCCGGGTACACGGCGGCCTCGACGCTGAAGAACGTCGTCGTCACGCTGGTGCACCCCGACGGCGCGCGCGAGCCGCTCGTCGTCGGGATCCCCGGCGACCGCGAGGTCGACGCCAAGCGGCTCGAGGCGCAGGTCGCGCCGGCCGAGGTGGAGCCGTTCACCGACTTCGACGCGCACCCCGCGCTGGTCAAGGGCTACATCGGACCGCAGGTGCTCGGGAAGGACAGCCCGTCGGGCGTCCGCTACCTCGTCGACCCCCGCGTCGTCCCCGGCACCCGGTGGGTCACCGGCGCCAACGAGCCCGGCAGGCACGTGTTCGACCTGGTGGCCGGCCGCGACTTCTCCTGGGACGGCACCGTCGAGGCGGCCGAGGTGCTGCCCGGCGACCCCGCGCCCGACGGCTCCGGCCCCCTGGAGCTGGCCCGCGGCGTCGAGATCGGGCACATCTTCCAGCTCGGCCGCAAGTACGCCGACGCGCTGGGCCTGCAGGTGCTCGACGAGAACGGCAGGCTCGTCACGGTCACGATGGGCTCCTACGGCATCGGCGTCTCCCGCGCGGTGGCCGCCATCGCCGAGTCCACGCACGACGAGCTGGGCCTGGTGTGGCCGCGCGAGATCGCCCCGGCCGACGTGCACCTGGTCGCCACCGGCAAGGACGCCGCGGTGTTCGAGGCCGCCGAGCGGCTGTCCGACGAGCTGGTCGGCGCCGGCCTGACCGTCCTGTACGACGACCGGCCGAAGGTGTCGCCGGGCGTGAAGTTCAAGGACGCCGAGCTGCTCGGGATGCCGACGATCGTCACCGTCGGCCGCGGGCTGGCGCAGGGCGTCGTCGAGGTGCGCGACCGGGCGACGGGGGAGCGGGCGGAGGTCCCGGTGGCCGACGCCGCGGCCGCCGTCCTGGCCGCCGTCCGGGGTCAGTCGGCGACGAGCTCGACCTCGTAG
- the rplS gene encoding 50S ribosomal protein L19, which yields MNTLDVLDADSLRDDIPEFRPGDTVKVHVRVVEGNRSRIQVFQGVVIRRQGGGIRETFTVRKVSFGVGVERTFPVHTPVVEKIDVVTRGDVRRAKLYYLRELRGKAAKIKERRETVAR from the coding sequence ATGAACACCCTGGACGTACTCGACGCCGACTCGCTGCGCGACGACATCCCCGAGTTCCGCCCCGGGGACACCGTCAAGGTGCACGTCCGCGTCGTCGAGGGCAACCGCTCGCGCATCCAGGTCTTCCAGGGCGTCGTCATCCGGCGCCAGGGCGGCGGGATCCGCGAGACCTTCACCGTCCGCAAGGTCAGCTTCGGCGTGGGCGTGGAGCGCACCTTCCCGGTGCACACCCCAGTCGTCGAGAAGATCGACGTCGTGACCCGCGGCGACGTCCGCCGCGCCAAGCTGTACTACCTGCGCGAGCTGCGCGGCAAGGCCGCCAAGATCAAGGAGCGCCGCGAGACCGTCGCGCGCTGA
- the trmD gene encoding tRNA (guanosine(37)-N1)-methyltransferase TrmD, with the protein MTFRVDVVTIFPEYLAPLRQSLLGRAAERGLVAIGVHDLRQWTDDVHRTVDDAPYGGGPGMVMRPEPWARALEAVRPPGTRLVVPTPAGRPFTQAVAAEWSAEPGLVFACGRYEGIDQRVAEWATGAGPVSEVSIGDYVLAGGESAVLVMVEAVTRLLPGVVGNRESVEFDSHADGLLEGPSYTRPASWRGLDVPPVLLSGDHAAIARWRRAESLRRTATRRPDLLAALPEDVLSPADRAALDGA; encoded by the coding sequence GTGACCTTCCGCGTCGACGTCGTCACGATCTTCCCCGAGTACCTCGCCCCGCTGCGCCAGTCCCTGCTGGGGAGGGCCGCCGAGCGCGGCCTGGTGGCCATCGGCGTGCACGACCTGCGGCAGTGGACCGACGACGTCCACCGCACCGTCGACGACGCCCCCTACGGCGGCGGTCCCGGCATGGTGATGCGCCCCGAGCCGTGGGCACGGGCGCTGGAGGCCGTGCGCCCGCCCGGCACGCGGCTGGTCGTGCCGACGCCGGCCGGTCGCCCGTTCACCCAGGCCGTCGCCGCCGAGTGGTCCGCCGAGCCCGGCCTGGTTTTCGCCTGCGGCCGCTACGAGGGCATCGACCAGCGCGTGGCCGAGTGGGCCACGGGGGCCGGGCCGGTGTCGGAGGTCTCGATCGGCGACTACGTGCTCGCCGGCGGGGAGTCCGCGGTGCTGGTCATGGTCGAGGCCGTCACCCGGCTGCTGCCCGGCGTCGTGGGCAACCGGGAGTCGGTGGAGTTCGACTCGCACGCCGACGGGCTGCTCGAGGGGCCGTCCTACACCCGGCCGGCGTCGTGGCGCGGGCTCGACGTGCCGCCGGTGCTGCTCTCCGGCGACCACGCGGCCATCGCCCGGTGGCGGCGCGCGGAGTCCCTGCGGCGCACCGCGACCCGGCGTCCGGACCTGCTGGCCGCGCTGCCGGAGGACGTGCTCTCCCCGGCCGACCGGGCGGCCCTCGACGGTGCCTGA
- the rimM gene encoding ribosome maturation factor RimM (Essential for efficient processing of 16S rRNA), whose protein sequence is MGPTPDDTVVVGRIGRPHGVRGEATIEVRTDDPDGRFVPGAVLRTDPADRGPLTVAGARWHREVLLLAFEGYDSREEVEALRDTLLEVPVADLPALEDPDDYYDHQLHGLAVRLPDGTPLGEVRAVRHEGADLLVVARVDGGELLVPFVSAIVPTVDVAGGVVVVDPPEGLLDL, encoded by the coding sequence GTGGGACCCACTCCTGACGACACCGTGGTGGTCGGCCGCATCGGCCGGCCCCACGGTGTCCGTGGTGAGGCGACGATCGAGGTCCGCACCGACGACCCCGACGGCCGGTTCGTCCCCGGCGCCGTCCTGCGCACCGACCCGGCCGACCGCGGTCCGCTGACCGTCGCCGGCGCCCGCTGGCACCGCGAGGTGCTGCTGCTGGCCTTCGAGGGCTACGACTCCCGCGAGGAGGTCGAGGCCCTCCGCGACACCCTGCTCGAGGTCCCGGTCGCCGACCTGCCGGCGCTCGAGGACCCCGACGACTACTACGACCACCAGCTCCACGGCCTGGCCGTCCGGCTGCCCGACGGCACGCCGCTGGGCGAGGTGCGCGCCGTCCGCCACGAGGGCGCCGACCTGCTGGTCGTGGCACGGGTCGACGGCGGTGAGCTGCTCGTGCCGTTCGTCTCGGCGATCGTGCCGACCGTCGACGTCGCCGGTGGCGTCGTGGTCGTCGACCCGCCGGAGGGGCTGCTCGACCTGTGA
- the ffh gene encoding signal recognition particle protein — protein sequence MFETLSDRLDKVFAGLRGKGRLTDADIDATAREIRIALLEADVALPVVRAFIAALKERARGATVSQALNPAQQVIKIVNEELVEILGGETRRIRYAKQSPTVIMLAGLQGAGKTTLAGKLGRWLKSQGHTPLLVACDLQRPNAVNQLSIVAQQAGVDVYAPEPGNGVGDPIRVAADSIEHARRTMHDVVVVDTAGRLGIDAELMAQAAGIRDVVRPDETLFVVDAMIGQDAVTTAEAFRDGVGFSGVVLTKLDGDARGGAALSVRYVTGQPIMFASTGEKLTDFDVFHPERMASRILGMGDVLTLIEQAEQAFDADQAEKMAGKLVSREGFTLEDFLEQMMAIRKMGPIANLLGMLPGAGAMKEQLKQVDDRDLDRTAAIIRSMTPQERVDSKIINASRRVRIANGSGVTVTEVNQLLERFAQAQKMMGQMAGSMGLPGMGPMSKKARGRQMQAQSAKGKKGKKGGKGKAPARRPMGAPGLPPGAGFPGGGLPGGLPALPPGQALPDLSKLDFSKFGDERPGR from the coding sequence GTGTTCGAGACACTCTCCGACCGCCTCGACAAGGTCTTCGCCGGCCTGCGCGGCAAGGGCCGGCTGACCGACGCCGACATCGACGCCACCGCGCGCGAGATCCGCATCGCGCTGCTCGAGGCCGACGTCGCCCTGCCGGTGGTGCGCGCCTTCATCGCCGCGCTCAAGGAGCGGGCCCGCGGTGCCACGGTCTCGCAGGCGCTCAACCCCGCCCAGCAGGTCATCAAGATCGTCAACGAGGAGCTCGTCGAGATCCTCGGCGGCGAGACCCGCCGGATCCGCTACGCCAAGCAGTCGCCCACGGTGATCATGCTGGCCGGCCTCCAGGGCGCCGGTAAGACCACGCTGGCCGGCAAGCTCGGCCGCTGGCTGAAGAGCCAGGGCCACACGCCGCTGCTGGTGGCCTGCGACCTGCAGCGCCCCAACGCGGTCAACCAGCTCTCGATCGTCGCCCAGCAGGCCGGCGTCGACGTCTACGCGCCCGAGCCGGGCAACGGCGTCGGCGACCCGATCCGGGTGGCGGCCGACTCCATCGAGCACGCCCGCCGCACGATGCACGACGTCGTCGTCGTCGACACCGCCGGCCGGCTGGGCATCGACGCCGAGCTGATGGCGCAGGCCGCCGGCATCCGCGACGTCGTGCGGCCCGACGAGACGCTGTTCGTCGTCGACGCGATGATCGGCCAGGACGCCGTCACGACCGCCGAGGCCTTCCGCGACGGCGTCGGCTTCTCCGGTGTCGTGCTCACCAAGCTCGACGGCGACGCCCGCGGTGGTGCCGCGCTCTCGGTGCGGTACGTGACCGGGCAGCCGATCATGTTCGCCTCCACCGGCGAGAAGCTCACCGACTTCGACGTCTTCCACCCCGAGCGGATGGCCTCGCGCATCCTCGGCATGGGCGACGTGCTCACCCTCATCGAGCAGGCCGAGCAGGCCTTCGACGCCGACCAGGCCGAGAAGATGGCCGGCAAGCTCGTCAGCCGCGAGGGCTTCACGCTCGAGGACTTCCTCGAGCAGATGATGGCCATCCGCAAGATGGGCCCGATCGCCAACCTGCTCGGCATGCTGCCCGGCGCGGGCGCGATGAAGGAGCAGCTCAAGCAGGTCGACGACCGCGACCTCGACCGCACCGCGGCGATCATCCGCTCGATGACGCCGCAGGAGCGCGTCGACTCCAAGATCATCAACGCCTCGCGCCGGGTGCGCATCGCCAACGGCTCGGGCGTGACCGTCACCGAGGTCAACCAGCTGCTGGAGCGCTTCGCGCAGGCCCAGAAGATGATGGGCCAGATGGCCGGCAGCATGGGCCTGCCCGGCATGGGCCCGATGTCGAAGAAGGCCCGCGGCCGGCAGATGCAGGCCCAGTCGGCGAAGGGCAAGAAGGGGAAGAAGGGCGGGAAGGGCAAGGCCCCCGCCCGCCGGCCGATGGGCGCCCCCGGCCTGCCGCCGGGTGCCGGGTTCCCCGGCGGCGGCCTCCCGGGCGGGTTGCCCGCGCTGCCCCCGGGCCAGGCGCTGCCGGACCTCAGCAAGCTCGACTTCAGCAAGTTCGGGGACGAGCGGCCCGGGCGGTGA
- the rpsP gene encoding 30S ribosomal protein S16, translated as MATKIKLMRLGKMRAPYYRIVVADSRTKREGRVIETIGKYHPKEDPSFIEVDTERAQYWLGVGAQPTEPVAAILRVTGDWQKFKGEPAPPPMKVAAPKPDRKALYEEAVRGNGDEPAAGATTPKKKAAPKAEDAAPADAAAETPAAE; from the coding sequence GTGGCCACCAAGATCAAGCTCATGCGTCTGGGCAAGATGCGTGCTCCGTACTACCGCATCGTCGTCGCCGACTCGCGCACCAAGCGCGAGGGCCGCGTCATCGAGACGATCGGCAAGTACCACCCGAAGGAGGACCCCTCCTTCATCGAGGTCGACACCGAGCGCGCGCAGTACTGGCTCGGCGTGGGCGCCCAGCCCACCGAGCCGGTCGCGGCCATCCTCCGCGTCACCGGCGACTGGCAGAAGTTCAAGGGCGAGCCGGCCCCGCCGCCCATGAAGGTCGCCGCCCCCAAGCCCGACCGCAAGGCCCTCTACGAGGAGGCCGTCCGCGGCAACGGCGACGAGCCGGCCGCCGGCGCCACCACCCCGAAGAAGAAGGCCGCCCCCAAGGCCGAGGACGCCGCTCCCGCGGACGCCGCGGCCGAGACGCCCGCCGCCGAGTAA
- the lepB gene encoding signal peptidase I has protein sequence MSSDRSGGPADVVPGDDPTPEEPATGRHRAWRRPKGAPEKKSSLLRELPVLLLVAFVLALLVKTFLAQAFFIPSGSMEQTLHGCTGCTGDRVLVNKIPYWFGEPEPGDIVVFEGPDTWTPEVEVSEPSNWFTGALLWLGRAVGVAPPSEDDYVKRVIATGGQTVQCCDAEGRVTVDGQPLDEPYIFENTPLENRAFDPVVVPEGRLWVMGDHRSASADSRSHVGDRYSGTIAVDDVIGKAALIVWPVSRFGTLDDPDIQGTEAAGVSGTVGQYLPLGAGLVGALPVAAWNRSRRLRPPPG, from the coding sequence ATGAGCAGCGACCGGTCCGGAGGGCCCGCCGACGTCGTCCCGGGGGACGACCCCACGCCCGAGGAGCCGGCCACCGGACGACACCGCGCCTGGCGGCGGCCGAAGGGCGCCCCGGAGAAGAAGAGCTCGCTGCTGCGCGAGCTGCCCGTGCTGCTGCTCGTGGCCTTCGTGCTCGCGCTCCTGGTCAAGACGTTCCTCGCCCAGGCGTTCTTCATCCCCTCGGGGTCGATGGAGCAGACGCTGCACGGCTGCACCGGCTGCACCGGTGACCGGGTGCTGGTCAACAAGATCCCGTACTGGTTCGGCGAGCCGGAGCCCGGCGACATCGTGGTGTTCGAGGGGCCGGACACGTGGACGCCCGAGGTCGAGGTGTCCGAGCCGTCGAACTGGTTCACCGGCGCCCTCCTGTGGCTCGGCCGCGCCGTCGGTGTCGCACCGCCCAGCGAGGACGACTACGTCAAGCGGGTCATCGCCACCGGCGGTCAGACGGTGCAGTGCTGCGACGCCGAGGGCCGGGTGACCGTCGACGGGCAGCCGCTCGACGAGCCCTACATCTTCGAGAACACCCCGCTGGAGAACCGCGCCTTCGACCCGGTGGTCGTGCCCGAGGGCCGGCTGTGGGTGATGGGCGACCACCGGTCGGCGTCGGCCGACTCCCGGTCGCACGTCGGCGACCGCTACAGCGGCACCATCGCCGTCGACGACGTCATCGGCAAGGCCGCGCTCATCGTCTGGCCGGTCTCGCGTTTCGGCACCCTCGACGACCCGGACATCCAGGGCACCGAGGCGGCCGGCGTCTCCGGCACGGTCGGTCAGTACCTGCCGCTGGGCGCGGGCCTGGTCGGCGCGCTGCCGGTCGCGGCGTGGAACCGCAGCCGCCGTCTGCGCCCGCCACCGGGCTGA
- a CDS encoding RNA-binding protein yields the protein MLEEALEHLVKGIVDHPRDVTVDMVGGRRGKTLEVRVHPDDLGKVIGRGGRTAKALRTVMTGVGGRGLRVDVVDTDGR from the coding sequence GTGCTCGAAGAGGCGCTCGAGCACCTGGTCAAGGGCATCGTCGACCACCCGCGCGACGTCACCGTCGACATGGTCGGCGGCCGTCGCGGCAAGACGCTCGAGGTGCGGGTCCACCCCGACGACCTCGGCAAGGTGATCGGCCGCGGCGGGCGCACCGCCAAGGCGCTGCGCACCGTCATGACCGGCGTCGGCGGCCGCGGCCTGCGGGTCGACGTCGTCGACACCGACGGGCGCTGA
- a CDS encoding DUF2469 domain-containing protein, giving the protein MSTEDLEKYETEMELQLYREYRDIVRQFTYVVETERRFYLANSVDLQVREAGGEVFFELKLSDAWVWDMYRPARFVRNVRVLTFKDVNVEELDKPDLELPDGPRLS; this is encoded by the coding sequence ATGAGCACCGAGGACCTGGAGAAGTACGAGACCGAGATGGAGCTGCAGCTCTATCGCGAGTACCGGGACATCGTCCGGCAGTTCACCTACGTGGTGGAGACCGAGCGGCGCTTCTACCTGGCCAACTCCGTCGACCTGCAGGTCCGCGAGGCCGGCGGTGAGGTGTTCTTCGAGCTCAAGCTCTCCGACGCCTGGGTCTGGGACATGTACCGGCCGGCGCGCTTCGTCCGCAACGTCCGCGTGCTGACGTTCAAGGACGTCAACGTCGAGGAACTCGACAAGCCCGACCTCGAGCTGCCCGACGGGCCCCGGCTCAGCTGA
- a CDS encoding VOC family protein: MTSRGLLHHVELWVPDLDRAERSWGWLLTALGARPYQSWEHGRSWRLGGVYVVVERSPDLSADTHERRRPGLNHLAFRAGTPADLDALVAAAPEHGWRLLFADRHPFAGGPDHRAAYLEDADGYEVELVAD; encoded by the coding sequence GTGACCAGCCGGGGTCTGCTCCACCACGTCGAGCTGTGGGTGCCCGACCTCGACCGGGCCGAGCGGTCCTGGGGCTGGCTGCTGACCGCACTCGGCGCGCGGCCGTACCAGTCCTGGGAGCACGGCCGGTCCTGGCGGCTCGGCGGGGTCTACGTCGTCGTCGAGCGCTCGCCCGACCTGTCCGCGGACACGCACGAGCGCCGCCGGCCGGGCCTCAACCACCTCGCGTTCCGGGCCGGCACCCCCGCCGACCTCGACGCCCTGGTGGCCGCGGCACCGGAGCACGGGTGGCGGCTGCTGTTCGCCGACCGCCACCCGTTCGCCGGCGGCCCGGACCACCGGGCCGCCTACCTCGAGGACGCCGACGGCTACGAGGTCGAGCTCGTCGCCGACTGA
- a CDS encoding response regulator transcription factor, whose translation MSAPLASATRGVTRVLLLADAPVLRRGLVSMVNETAGMQSVGTPGELRRALTLVETARPDAVVVEMGAGRAATLNVVRDLRRRFPRVAVVALATSEDPAVVNEAVAAGVRGYLMLNTSPTLLGWAILAARAGRTVVDPQIRRVEPAAAPAGKPLTPEVPLTRREQDVLDELLQGQSNRQIGRNLFISEDTVKSHVKAILRKLGARDRAHAVSLVLSSRGSASCTCGAHAAAPAPAEV comes from the coding sequence GTGTCCGCACCCCTGGCGAGCGCTACCCGAGGCGTCACCCGCGTGCTCCTCCTCGCCGACGCCCCCGTCCTGCGGCGCGGCCTGGTCAGCATGGTCAACGAGACCGCCGGCATGCAGTCGGTCGGTACCCCCGGCGAGCTGCGCCGCGCCCTGACCCTCGTCGAGACCGCCCGGCCCGACGCCGTGGTCGTCGAGATGGGCGCCGGTCGCGCCGCCACCCTCAACGTCGTCCGCGACCTGCGCCGCCGCTTCCCGCGGGTGGCCGTCGTCGCCCTGGCCACCTCCGAGGACCCCGCCGTGGTCAACGAGGCGGTCGCCGCCGGTGTCCGCGGCTACCTGATGCTCAACACCTCGCCGACCCTGCTCGGCTGGGCGATCCTGGCCGCCCGCGCCGGCCGCACCGTCGTCGACCCGCAGATCCGCCGCGTCGAGCCCGCCGCCGCCCCGGCCGGCAAGCCGCTCACCCCCGAGGTGCCGCTGACCCGCCGCGAGCAGGACGTGCTCGACGAGCTGCTGCAGGGTCAGTCCAACCGGCAGATCGGCCGCAACCTGTTCATCAGCGAGGACACCGTCAAGTCCCACGTCAAGGCCATCCTGCGCAAGCTGGGTGCCCGCGACCGGGCGCACGCGGTCTCCCTCGTGCTCTCCTCGCGCGGTTCGGCCTCCTGCACCTGCGGTGCCCACGCCGCCGCCCCGGCCCCTGCGGAGGTCTGA